Genomic DNA from Corylus avellana chromosome ca4, CavTom2PMs-1.0:
ATCCAAATGACTGATAATTGCTTGCTGTCTCGCCTTTGAAGGCAGATGGGAAtatgtgtttttgaaatttatgaatgAGCTTCTGATTTTCAAAATCTAGGATTTGGGAAGTGCAATCAGTTGGTCTACTCttaattctttaattaattttatggcATCCTTTGCtcgaaattttattttccaagTGTATTTCAGAGtccttgatttttattattattatttcagtTTCCATTTGGTTTTCCTCTTCAAAGAATTTATATTACCTTGTCTTTGATGTGTCCTAATTCTATTTGAATGTTTTCTGGATAGGTAATTCGCGAAAATCAGGTGGTGGTGGTTGTCGGAGAAACTGGTTCAGGAAAGACGACTCAACTGACACAGGTTCATTCAAGCTTTATATGATGAcgttattattataattattgttgttgttgtggttGCTTATTAATAATAATGGTTGAGGCATATGTGCCTTGTCAATTGGAAGCTGATATTTGGATTTTGTTGACAGTATCTGCATGAGGACGGCTACACTACAAATGGTGTAGTTGGTTGCACCCAACCAAGACGTGTTGCAGCTATGAGTGTTGCAAAAAGAGTTAGTGAAGAGATGGAGACGGAGCTGGGTGACAAAGTTGGTTATGCTATACGTTTTGAGGATGTGACCGGGCCAAAAACCGTAATTAAGGTGAAttgctttctttgtttccaAAAGCAAAGTTATTGGAATTCCTTGGACACTTCCCATTTAGGCTGCTTACCATGCATGACTTCTTTTTGTAACCTTTTGTTAATCTTGATGGTTGTTGAAATAACTACTACGCTCTTTTTTTTAGTGCACAAATTTATGTGAATAGAGATCAGTATGTATACCTTGATATGATTATATGCTAAATCTTTGCTATTTCAACTTTACAGTATATGACTGATGGAGTACTCTTGCGAGAAACACTCAAAGATTCTGATCTAGAAAAGTATCGGTATGGGAaattggaaattggaaattttATGTCTATCTTTACATGTAGCTGTTCATTTACAATCAGAACATGATTATTTACTATCAAGGTTATTACTTTTGCAGTGTCGTTGTGATGGATGAAGCCCATGAGAGGTCACTAAGCACAGATGTGCTGTTTGGGATATTGAAAAAAGTGGTTGCTCAGCGACGTGATTTCAAGCTTATAGTGACGTCTGCAACTCTGAATGcgcaaaaattttcaaatttctttggAAGGTAACCTTGTCATTTTGCACCACAATTTGATCATGTCATCATTGTATCTCCATCTACTTGCTTAAATTTGCTAATTTCTTGTTGCAGTGTACCAATTTTCCACATCCCTGGCAGAACATTTCCTGTTAATACCCTGTACAGTAAAACCCCATGTGAAGATTACGTTGAAGGTGCAGTGAAGCAGGCTATGACTATCCATATCACCAGCCCTCCTGGTGACATCCTCATCTTCATGACTGGCCAAGATGAGATTGAGGCAGCCTGTTATGCCCTTGCAGAGCGTGTGGAACAGCTCATATCATCCACGAAGAAAGCAGTTCCAAAACTCCTGATACTCCCTATATATTCACAGCTGCCTGCTGACTTGCAAGCAAAGATATTCCAGAAAGCTGAAGATGGGGCTCGTAAATGCATTGTGGCAACCAACATTGCTGAGACATCTTTGACTGTAGATGGAATTTTTTATGTCATTGACACGGGGTATGGTAAGATGAAAGTATACAACCCTAGGATGGGTATGGATGCTCTCCAAGTATTCCCTGTCAGCCGTGCTGCTGCTGACCAACGTGCTGGACGTGCTGGTAGAACTGGGCCTGGGACATGTTATCGCCTGTATACAGATAGTGCATACCTACACGAAATGCTGCCAAGTCCTGTGCCTGAGATCCAAAGGACGAACCTCGGCAATGTAGTTTTGTTACTCAAATCTCTCAAAGTTGAGAACTTGCTGGATTTTGATTTCATGGACCCACCTCCGCAGGATAATATTCTTAATTCTATGTACCAGTTGTGGGTCTTAGGTgctcttaacaatgtgggaggCTTAACTGGTCTTGGCTGGAAAATGGTGGAGTTTCCGTTGGACCCCCCACTTGCCAAGATGCTTTTGATGGGTGAAGAGCTAGGATGCTTAGATGAGGTGTTGACAATTGTTTCAATGCTCTCAGTGCCGTCGGTATTCTTCCGGCCTAAAGATAGGGCAGAGGAGAGTGATGCTGCGCGTGAAAGATTTTTTGTGCCGGAATCTGACCACTTAACGCTATATAATGTTTACACTCAATGGAAACAACATCAATATCGGGGAGACTGGTGTAATGACAATTTTTTGCATGTGAAAGGGTTACGAAAGGCTAGAGAAGTGAGATCCCAGCTGCTGGATATTCTCAAGACACTGAAAATCCCTTTGACATCTTGTTGGCCTAATTCAGATATCGTGAGAAAAGCCATTTGTTCTGCATACTTCCATAATGCAGCAAGATTAAAGGGTGTGGGTGAGTATGTGAATTGCAGGAATGGGATGCCTTGCCATTTGCATCCGAGCAGTGCTCTCTATGGTATGGGTTGCACTCCAGATTATGTGGTTTATCATGAGCTGATTTTGACAACAAAGGAGTATATGCAATGTGCGACAGCAGTGGAACCTCAGTGGCTGGCTGAGCTGGGACCAATGTTCTTTTCTGTTAAGGAGTCGGACACATCGATGTTGGAGCATAAGAAGAGACAGAAGGAAGAGAAAACGGCCATGGAGGAGGAAATGGAGAATTTGAGGAAGGTGCAAGCAGAAGCAGAGCGAGAAAGCAAGAAGAAGGACAGGGAAAGGAGGGCAAAGCAGCAGCAAGAAGTCTGCACGCCAGGTCTGCGGCAGGGCTCTACAACCTATTTGAGACCAAAGAAGTTTGGTTTGTAATTAGAAACTGTACTTTATGAAATATCGAATGTGTTTCCCGCAGCATAATAGGGCTGTTCTTAACAcaggaaataattttttcttcttaattgtGTATCagaaattgaaaaaggaaaagaaaaaaaaaaaaagaagaagacagaatttgttgatttttgcCAATGCAAGTATACCAGTTATAAATTAAGGATACTGGCTTGTTCGAAGTAGCAGAGGTGTTTTTTATTCTTCTGAGTTGGATGAACTTTTTCTCTTGGAGGAAATCTCTGTtcgcattaaaaaaaaaacccacaaacaaAGACATCTgaccaaaaagataaaaaataaaaaaataaaaaaataaaattgaaaaaattctttTAGATGATTGTGgtcttgaaaaaagaaaaaaaagaagaaaaaaaagcctaaaTCGAAAATTGTTTATATCTTTTTGGTTCATATGTTTACTATTTTAGTGACGAATCCTGATTTTTAGCAAATAACGTTATAAGTATTATTTGGAATATCACATTAGTTcgtaaatataataaatattatataacaatttatatttaataacTTATATGATAAATGTGACGGGAAATACTAAATCGGCTTGTAAATAGCCTTggggaaaaaatatattttacggGCTTTATTGTGAGTGCGCagaaatatattttacaaataGCCTTAGCCAtggggaaaaaatgaaaaacgcAAGCTTACCTCTGAAGTAATACTGTTTGTAATAAAGCCCGTATTCTGTGAGGCCTCTCTCGTCGTTTCGACCAAGGTAAGCCGCTAtcgctcgctctctctctctctctctctctaaaagtTGATTATTAGTAGCGGAATTAGCGCGATTCGTCCACTTGTTGATGTTTATTTCGTTCGTTATGGTGAGATTTTCTGTAACGGAGGCTAACAAGatctaaattagggttttgatttgGATCTGCCTGTTTGGTTCgtatttttattcattcataTGACAAAATGTAGTATGAGAGAGTTGTATTTGTTGAAAACTTGTGGGTTTTACCCTCCGTTTCTTTCGCGGGAAAATTCTTAGTATGGGGAAGCAAAGAAATTTAAGTAGAGGATAGTGTAATCTGGTTAAGTTTGACGCATAGTTTGATCCTATGTATTAGTGTTATTGAAAgatataattagaaaaaagaaaaaaaaaatcaattcaagAATTACTTGAGACCATAGGCCATTTTAAGTACCATAAGGTTGCTGAGGAATCACTTATGTTTGCATCTTATTCATGTGTTGGATTCAAGTGTGTCAGCGTGACAGCGTGTGTGACCCATAATGTTgctcattttattttgtttatttgtattttgtagtTTGGAGGAAGGAAATATTATCAATTTATATACGACCCGAGATGGTAAAgtgaaattttgaattgttcctgttttatttaattttgaaatcaaGAAGGTTTTGACTTGGTTATTTCTGGGATCCAGTCGGCGCTCTTCAACTTCCATTCTTTTTTAACAGTAGTTCTGTTGGGAATTTGTGCCTGCACTTATTTGAAGATGCATTTTCCAGCAATCCTTGAACAGAGAACGGGGTATGTTCTCTCTGttgttcttattgttttttatttccgTGATTGTTGTGTATGATTGAAAGATAGTTCTTGTAGTTGTGTATGATTCAAAAATAATGTTAGTCTTtaccatcttttattttttcaaacaattctcaaaaaatagttttaagcaATTTtctgaaaatgacaaaaacaatttCCTATATAATGAAATGTCATTGCAGGTTGTCTAATGACCAGTTGTAGTGGTCACTAGACAACCTGCAGAGATATTTTAGgcaggtttctctctctctcagacgcGCAACATGTATTCTCTCCATCCATCCTACCCATTCTAGCTCCTATTAAGGCAGATTACTTTGACTAGCCTGAAAATTTTCAGTTGTCCTTTTagtgtcatttttttaatctatatatatatatttccaaattTATGTATGGTTTGtcgtttatttatttgatttatccATGTTAAGCACATTTCAGTGTTATTACAAGATTGATTGCCACAGTAATCTGTGTTCACTTGGATTGATGTTTGAGTTGTATGAATTGGTTATAGTGGGTCCTAATGACTGATATGCTTTTCTGACAGGTTTCGTGGTTTCTTTTGGAAGGCAGCCAGAATAGGTAGGCCTTTTGTTTGATGTTTTACCATCATCTTTGTTGGACTAGTCCGCAACTActcctatgtttttttttgggattgggTGGGGGATTGACACTAGAGACCCAGGAAGCTATCCTTGGCGTCGagtattactttttttttttttgatgtcgggGAACTTCTCCAAGGCatggcccttcggacccacccttGCAGAGTAAACCCAATATAACATAAAAGGGAagcagttttattttatttcatgtgGTTGATGCCCTCAGATGTCATCCACAAaaagctataaaaaaaaatgattgatgccCTATAAATCCCTGATATAATGTATCTTGACCTAAAACGCATTTCTTTTGAGTTACTTAAAAGAATTTTAGAGCACACATATAGAGCGAGATGCTGATTTGGGTATATTGATCCAAACAGTTATACATTAATATACAAATGGATGTGGTTAATCTAAAATTTTGCAAGACAGCTAGTGGCAATATGACCAGAGGGTCTGCTAAATTGCAGATTGCCCTGTCTGACATTCAAACTTGCAAACATGAAAACCATAGAAGAGAAAATGAAGTagcaattatattttgatagGATATACATTTATTCAGGATGCTATGAACTTCTTATAGCCTATTTTATATTGCATTGCAATCTGAAACGCTGAcatttccttgtttgtttttctGAAAAAGGTGAGCGCTTGAGTCCGTGGGTGGCTGTTGGATGCTTCACAATGGGCGTGTCAATTATCTTTTTCTGAGCCCCATATTGTCCATGTATTCTGATGTAAGCTTcaccttttttcttctcatgTGGCAAAAATCTCACTGcttgaaattgatattatcaAATCTTCTATGTGGTGAGAATACTGTAACCACTCTTTCTAGACCTAGTTGACATACTCATATTAAAGGCAGGCAATTCTCAggatatttgtttattaatgaTTCAACCTTCATTGCAAATACTTGATCATTATTTGTAAAAATTCTTTTCATGGTAATGGTTATGATGGAACAAGTATCATGTGCCAAGTCCGAGCCTTTTGTTGTATATTATTACAGTTTATTGAAACATGCATGTTAAGTGGGAAATCCAACACGAATgcacatgaaatatttatttgaaatgcCACAGATTATAGATTCTGAGACTGGTAAGCTAGTCAGCAGCAAGTGTGAAGTTTTGGATTGACGCATGCTATTCGTGATTTCTTGTAACAAACTGTGCATGAAGGATGAGAAAGGTCTTGTGTGGACAGGGTGAGGTTCCACTCATTATAATACTTTTATATTGAGATATGTACTTTATGAAACAGTGAAATTGGGAAGAATATGAGGAAAGAAAAGTAGGAGATCAAGCTGTAATTAGGGCAGTAGGGGTCTTAAAGCCAACAGGGATACATGCAATGACATGAACTGCGATCATATGCTTGACTctccttaaaaacaaaaacttatctCCACCCCAATGAAACACAGACAGGATAATCTTCTTCATGGGTTTCTTTTGATTGCTTCCATCGGCTGCTCTCACCTTGTCTTCTTTGTTGAATCCATCTTGTTGTCCCAATTGAAGAGGTTCTTCTTTGTTGTATTCATCTTTTTCTCCCAATTGAAGAGGATCATCTTCTTTGTTGTATTCATCTTGTTCTCCCCATTGAAGAGGATAGCTTCTCAAGAACACCCTTCTGTTATTGTAGCTTTCGTTGCGGAAGCTTTTTGTTCTCAGCCCATCTCCCTCTATGCCTTTGCAATCCATACTATAAAAGATACTAATGAATACTGAGCAAAGGTGATTTTATGTAAGGGATAGATGGGGacagagaaagggagagaacaGGAAATTTGGTGCACGACAAGATGATCCTaggaaaaggaaataataattatataatttaaaaccCTTGCATTTAGTTTTTATATGATCCAAGTGGATATTCTTCAATTATAAATCAATATTGTCTATTAGTAAATGAGTACTCATTGGATTCAGCATGGTCTCTGTTTTCTAGCAAGACgtaaatgtttgttttttcttttgttaaaaccAAATCCTGTGTCTGCCTCTGTATGATTTATCTTTGTTGAATATGCTCGTCATATACTCCTCCTATGGCACGTAACACGTtgaaaacaaagacaaacacGACGAAATATCAGACTATGTGCCTAGATCCAAGGCCGTGCACTATCATAAGTGATTAAAGTAACAGGTCCATGAAATTCTCACTACAACTGCCAACGGGTCGGGCACGTTGGAAACAATGACCAAGTTGatgaaaatgataataaacccATGAAATTGCACGATGGGATGATGTTGATTTGACTTGGGAGATCTGgcacttcatatatatatatatatgaagtgcCAGATCTCCGGCTGACATGATATAGGCTGATCTttggatttattattttggCTGAATCGGGGATGATGTattttagatttattattttggctGAATCGGGGATGATGTATTTTATGGTTTagatttggtttttttagattatatatatatatataaagaagaggattttctttaatttagcctataaaattgatgtgtcacttgaacatgtgagaagtatatatattttttttataacattaatAAAGTTAGAggaaattctattaaaaaaatacattaaaaaaatatgtaactTTCACATGTTAAAAACAcatgataattttatatattgagCTCAATCAGATCGGAGTAAAACTATCTccgaaagaaaaagagaattcaAATAcgatagagttttttttttttttgtaagttatagagagagagagggagagagttgAAATATGATAGTTTATGGTTTTTAATGCAGGAGCAATTAGACAGTTAGGCAGCTGATTGATATTTGAGCAAAAATATGTTATTGGCATTAAAGATATCAAATCTTACGATGGGACAAATGGTTATAAGAGCCATATTCGTCCCCTCTAGGCTCTATCATATCATCAAGATTAAGTAATGACGTGCTAACTATTTGAGTACATTAATGCCCTAGTCTTTTTCTCTACTTTCTCTTCTAACAAAcctattaaatatttttgactttttttttttcctttcttttctgaatgagtggtttttttttttttttttttgaaggactGAATGAGTGATTTTGGCCTTGATTAAAGGAGAGGGACCCTGTCCATTTTCAGAAAAATTAAGAAGATTCATTTTAtggtttatattaaaatttaggaCAAGGTTTTCCTACAAAATTCCTTTCAACCTAacctataaaagtgacatatgtctatttttttaataacatgtaagaaacacatgtgtttttaataaaatttattatagcTTTGTcccctattaaaaaaatatgtgattttcacaAGTTTAAGAACatagttttccttcaaactgggttgaaagaattgtgtttatttttttaataacatgtgagatacacctgagtttttaataaaatttatttcaacccactgctattaaaaaacatgtgcatctcacatgttcaagggacacatgtcatttttatagactaggttgaatgaaatttcttcaatccagtttggaggaaaactttgtccataaaaTATCATGACAGTATAAAAGTTGGAcagagtttttctccaaattgggttagaggattttttttccgacatattttataaaaatgacgtgCCTTCCACATGTGAgaaacaagtgtttttttttttttttttttttaattacaatgataaagttgaaataaattttatttaaaaaacatgtgctcACTTGAAAATATAATAGATTGGAGGAAATTCCTTGAAtttagtttggagaaaaactctgTCCATAAAAAACAGtatttattttccttgaaaaGGAGATCCAAAGTTATAGTTATGTTGGTTTCGCAAGTCATGCTCCTTAACCAATTACACCATCTCttgggattttct
This window encodes:
- the LOC132177525 gene encoding pre-mRNA-splicing factor ATP-dependent RNA helicase DEAH7-like; this translates as METRGGDAGILDVDKITETLEPEKASSGGLYVPGKDRLVFRPPERKSVLGLDVLAIAKRAESKVDGGFKAPRERVASMVASLEEEENSESSGLDEVGSNANSGTRNNVSRRYRESAASETGSAVTQEEQVNDTPRTHRSSEHSFSDVPNTPTRSHQNIRSWSPRYERDDRDRERRDYKDDTRSERRVGHRHSSDRENYHRREARDRHDQDYDGEYRSKRSRYEGSRGTPGRSDWDDGRWEWEDTPRRRDSHSHTSRRHQPSPSPMLVGASPDARLVSPWLGGHTPLSSGSASSPWDHVSPSPIPIRPSGSSVRSSSSRHGGRSHQLNFSAENSEAFEDGGADKSDFSEEHKYEITESMRLEMEYNSDRAWYDREEGNTLFDADTSSFYLGDEASFQKKEAELAKRLLRRDGTKMTLAQSKKMSQLTADNAQWEDRQLLRSGAVKGTEVQTEFDDEDERKVILLVHDTKPPFLDGRVVFTKQAEPIMPIKDPTSDMAIISRKGSALVREIHEKQSMNKSRQRFWELAGSKLGDILGVEKTAEQIDADTAVVGEDGEIDFKEDAKFAQHLKKGEAVSDFAKSKTLAQQRQYLPIYSVRDELLQVIRENQVVVVVGETGSGKTTQLTQYLHEDGYTTNGVVGCTQPRRVAAMSVAKRVSEEMETELGDKVGYAIRFEDVTGPKTVIKYMTDGVLLRETLKDSDLEKYRVVVMDEAHERSLSTDVLFGILKKVVAQRRDFKLIVTSATLNAQKFSNFFGSVPIFHIPGRTFPVNTLYSKTPCEDYVEGAVKQAMTIHITSPPGDILIFMTGQDEIEAACYALAERVEQLISSTKKAVPKLLILPIYSQLPADLQAKIFQKAEDGARKCIVATNIAETSLTVDGIFYVIDTGYGKMKVYNPRMGMDALQVFPVSRAAADQRAGRAGRTGPGTCYRLYTDSAYLHEMLPSPVPEIQRTNLGNVVLLLKSLKVENLLDFDFMDPPPQDNILNSMYQLWVLGALNNVGGLTGLGWKMVEFPLDPPLAKMLLMGEELGCLDEVLTIVSMLSVPSVFFRPKDRAEESDAARERFFVPESDHLTLYNVYTQWKQHQYRGDWCNDNFLHVKGLRKAREVRSQLLDILKTLKIPLTSCWPNSDIVRKAICSAYFHNAARLKGVGEYVNCRNGMPCHLHPSSALYGMGCTPDYVVYHELILTTKEYMQCATAVEPQWLAELGPMFFSVKESDTSMLEHKKRQKEEKTAMEEEMENLRKVQAEAERESKKKDRERRAKQQQEVCTPGLRQGSTTYLRPKKFGL